ACATACGCGGGGGCCTTCGCCGATACCCTCAACCTGAACACGTCGGCATCGGTCTGGCTTCAGACGAAGGGCCTTCGCGCTGACACAGCAGCCTATGATCAGCTGACGTTCGAGGAATTGCCGGATAGCGTGCAGCCGCGTCGCGTTCGACTGCATACAACAGAGGGATACTTCACGAGTGTGGACTCCGCGCGGACCACGGTTCTTGCATCCAAGGCGAACGACGATTCTCCGGAGACATCCCAAGAGGCCGTCATGATTCGAACACGCGTGGGAGAGGGCGCTCTCATTCTGTCCACCACGCCTCGCGTCTTTACCAACGTGGGACTGGTCGACTCCGTCAGTGCACCGGCTGCGTATACGGCGCTGTCGTACATTCCGAAGGAGGTATCGACAGTGTTCTGGGATACGCGCCACAAACCGCTGGTCTCGGATGCGAAGACACCGCTTCGATTCGTGATGAGCGACCCGAGCCTTCGAACGGCTGTCTACATCGGTCTCTTCGGGATCGTCATCCTGCTGACCGTGAGTGTCCGACGAAAGCAACGCCCAATTCCAACGATCGAGCCCCTGGAGAACGAAACGCTCGAGTTCGTCCGAACGGTTGGAGACCTGTATTATCGTGAGGGTCAGAATGCAGACCTCGCCCGGCGTAAGATCAGCTATTTTCGCTCGTATCTTCGGAATCATTTAGGCATTTCGCCAGACGAAAACACGTCGCTCGCCGAGTCCATCTCCCGGCGGTCCGGCGTGCCGCGCGACGATGCCACATCGCTCCTCCAGAAGATTCGTGACGCCCAGCGGGCGGACACGCTGGAAGATGGTGCACTCAAGTCGCTTGTGAACGCGATCAACCGTTTTTACCGGGAATCCGACCGGTAGGCATACTTCCGCTTCCGTCAGCCCACCGACATCCTGCTTTCCCCAACCCTTTTATGGAAACGCCCTCTGCAGAATCCCCTTCGCCGAACGACTCATCGTACGAGTCCGCGTTGCCGTCCTCCCGAATCGATGCAACCGAGCTTTCTGATGCCGTGGACCGGATCCGGGACGAGATCGGAACGATCCTGGTTGGCCAAACGGACATGGTCGATCTCTTCCTCACCGCGTTGCTCGCGGATGGGCATGTCCTGATCGAAGGTGTACCGGGCGTTGCCAAGACGCTCACGGCCCGTCTCGTTGCGCGAGCGCTGAACGTTGACTTTACGCGAATCCAGTTTACGCCGGATTTGATGCCGAGCGATGTGCTCGGGACATCGGTCTTCAACCCCAAAACGACCGAGTTCACGTTCCGGAAAGGCCCCGTCTTTTCCAATGTCGTGTTGATCGATGAGATCAACCGGGCGCCGGCGAAGACGCAGGCCGCGCTCTTCGAGGTGATGGAGGAACGGCAGGTGAGCGCGGATGGCACGACCTGGCCGTTGGATACGCCCTTTGTCGTGTTCGCGACGCAGAATCCCCTGGAGCACGAGGGCACCTATCGACTGCCGGAGGCGCAACTCGACCGGTTCCTCTTCAAGATCCAGGTTGACTATCCCGGCCTAGATGATGAAGTGGACATTCTGCGCGGTCACCACGTCGGGCGCGGTCCGGATGCCATCGAACAGATCGAGCCCGTCATCAACGCAGAGACGCTCTCGCAATTTCGTGCCCTGGTGCAGGATGTGCACGTCGAGATAGACCTCATGCGCTACATTGCGGAAATCGCGCACCATACGCGAGAACACCGGATGCTTTCGCTCGGTGCGTCGCCGCGTGCGTCCGTTGCCATGCTCAATGCAGCTAAGGCCTTTACCGTGCTTCGTGGCCGCGACTTCGTTTCCCCCGATGATGTGCAGGCCATCGCCCTTCCGGCGCTTCGCCACCGCCTGATGCTGACACCGGAGCAGGAGATGGAAGGCAAGACGACCGATGCGGTCATCCGACGCGTGCTCGATGAGGTCGATGTGCCCCGCTGATCCAAACACATACGAATCGAGTCCCTTCTCGCGTTCTTCATCTCGCCTGCGCGATGTGAATGCGCTGGATCGATTCTCT
This DNA window, taken from Longibacter salinarum, encodes the following:
- a CDS encoding DUF4350 domain-containing protein produces the protein MTRLEKRLSWFAGLALVLLVAVRVWVPKPVDWTENFEADDVRPYGSRILFETLDAVVPDSEIEQVDVSPYLKLRQDTTLQETAYVFITRDFSPDEAETDQLIDYARRGNTVWIAAHTYAGAFADTLNLNTSASVWLQTKGLRADTAAYDQLTFEELPDSVQPRRVRLHTTEGYFTSVDSARTTVLASKANDDSPETSQEAVMIRTRVGEGALILSTTPRVFTNVGLVDSVSAPAAYTALSYIPKEVSTVFWDTRHKPLVSDAKTPLRFVMSDPSLRTAVYIGLFGIVILLTVSVRRKQRPIPTIEPLENETLEFVRTVGDLYYREGQNADLARRKISYFRSYLRNHLGISPDENTSLAESISRRSGVPRDDATSLLQKIRDAQRADTLEDGALKSLVNAINRFYRESDR
- a CDS encoding AAA family ATPase is translated as METPSAESPSPNDSSYESALPSSRIDATELSDAVDRIRDEIGTILVGQTDMVDLFLTALLADGHVLIEGVPGVAKTLTARLVARALNVDFTRIQFTPDLMPSDVLGTSVFNPKTTEFTFRKGPVFSNVVLIDEINRAPAKTQAALFEVMEERQVSADGTTWPLDTPFVVFATQNPLEHEGTYRLPEAQLDRFLFKIQVDYPGLDDEVDILRGHHVGRGPDAIEQIEPVINAETLSQFRALVQDVHVEIDLMRYIAEIAHHTREHRMLSLGASPRASVAMLNAAKAFTVLRGRDFVSPDDVQAIALPALRHRLMLTPEQEMEGKTTDAVIRRVLDEVDVPR